The following proteins come from a genomic window of Nitrospirota bacterium:
- the ybeY gene encoding rRNA maturation RNase YbeY: MKILIKNLQKKVKINQRRVTRLLNQLGKILDIDRVELSIVFVNDRRMKELNRVYRSIDRTTDILSFPLYNSVKDIRKGLKTLPGEILLGDIVINLHRTAQQARKHGNTFYEELTFLLIHGLLHLIGYDHEVNAYQAGKMRKKELELIDALKKMG, translated from the coding sequence ATGAAGATTCTAATAAAAAATCTCCAGAAAAAGGTAAAGATCAACCAGAGAAGAGTGACCCGTCTCTTAAATCAGCTCGGTAAAATACTGGATATTGACAGGGTTGAACTGAGCATTGTCTTTGTTAACGACCGCAGGATGAAGGAGTTGAACAGGGTCTACCGGTCCATTGACAGGACAACGGATATCCTCTCTTTTCCGCTGTATAATTCAGTGAAAGATATCCGGAAGGGTTTAAAAACCCTTCCTGGAGAAATCCTGCTGGGGGATATAGTCATAAACCTTCACAGGACTGCCCAACAGGCAAGGAAACACGGCAACACCTTTTATGAAGAACTCACCTTTCTCTTAATTCATGGCCTCCTGCACCTTATCGGATACGACCATGAGGTAAATGCATACCAGGCAGGAAAGATGAGAAAAAAAGAACTGGAGCTTATAGATGCCCTTAAGAAAATGGGTTAA